CAATACGCAGCAGTATCGGAGCCAGATCAAAGGCACCAACGACGGTCTCATAGACGTCAGGCCGAAAATCCAGAATACTCAGACGCTCGCCCGGCTCCTGCACAAGAAAGCCCAGCTCCGTCATGTGCAGGCGCAACCGCTCGGGTGATTCATCACAGGTGACCAACACCACAGACTCGCCCATCAGCAGGCGCTGATTAACAAAGCTCAGCGAAAATAGCGTCTTGCCAGTGCCCGGGCTACCTTTCAGCAAGGTCGGAACGGCACCCGGATAACCCCCATCAAGGATCTGATCAAGGCCCTTGAGGCCGGTGGAAACCTTGTTTGTCATAGCCTTTGCTCGTTTTTGTGTAAAGGTCTCCGTTCATCTCCCGGCAACCCGTCGGGGTCAACCCGGATAGTCCATCCGTTGGCTTAGGTACCATAAATAATCCTTTGATTTATAGTACTTAGTCAACCAGTCATGTCGCCTGTGCCTAGGACTGGGAGCGGGGCAAAATTGTCCTGATTGGCTACAGTGTAGTTCAATATGGGTTAGCCTAGGGTTTCTTCCTTATCCGCAACCCGCCCCTCACCCAAGCCAGGAGAATAGCCCTGGGCAAAGGAACAAGCATGAGCATTAGATTCTGGCCTCTCGCGTCCACCGGCTACTGGGGACTCCCTCGGCGCCTAAAATCCAGGCCCAGGTTCGGGCACTTTTTACCGCTGTCCATTCTCCTGTACCTGATACTCGCATCCGCCTCCCCTGCCCTACAGGCCGCCGAATTGGCCGGGCGGGTGGTCAATGTCTTCAGTGGCGTGCAGATCGAACTGCTCAGCGAGCAGAATGCACGTTTTCCCATACGTCTGCAGGGGATAGAACTGATTGCTCAGCGGAGCGGTCCGAGGCGCGCCGTGCAGCGCCGCCTCAACGGCCTGATCGGCGGGCGATTTGTTCAGATCAACACGGCGGGTAATCGCCAGCAGGGCAGTCTACTGGGCTTTGTAAGTTGGGGTGGCAGCGAAATCAATCTCAGATTGGTGAAAGAGGGCCTGGCGCGGGTAGTGCCGGAGCAGCTGGATAAAGACCGTCTGGCGCTCTACCAACAGCATGAGCAGGCCGCCCGAGAGCGACGCCTTGGGCATTGGTTTGGGCAGCGGCCAAGCCGATCACCGCTCCCGCAGTGAGTCCATTTGCTGCTGGTGCTCCTGCAGACCAGCGGCAAGCTGGCGTTGCAGTATCCTGAAGGCCTTCAGCTGGGCACGCTGGTAGGGGGTGTCCGGGTCCGGGCCGATGAGGCTGATGCGGGCATCACAATAGGTCAGATCGGCCTCCAGTTCACTGAGGATAACCCCCAGACAGAGGGAGTCTGGGGTGATACTGCTGCCGGGATTGGTGCTGCTGTCGGCCACTTGAATTTCTCGCCATTTCTACAAGAACTGGCCCCGAACCTTATGCTACTCTTGGCCAGAATGAAAGCCCCCAACCGTCCCTGAACAACAACGCCCAGCGTGATAACAACATCGCCCACCACTGATCCCATCGCATTGCCGCCCGGCCTAGCGGGCAGAGAGGTGTGCCGTGCGTCTGATTGACCGCTTCAAGGCCAACTCGGCCCTGTTTGCCGGCAATGCCGCCTTCCTTGAGGACCTCTACGAGGACTTCCTGCGTGACCCCGAGACCGTGGCCCCGGAATGGCGCCAGCGCTTCGCCACCTGGCGCGATGCCGCCAACGACAGGCCAGACGCGGCCCACCGCCTGATCCAGGACAACTTCCGCCGTCTCGCCCAGGAAAGGCCCTGCCCCAAATCCAGCCCCCAGGCCCTGCCCCCGGCAGCGGCGGAGAAACAGGGTGCGGTGCTGCGCCTGATCAACGCCTACCGGGTGCGCGGCCATCAGAACGCCCGCCTGGACCCCCTCGCACTGCGCGAGATGGAGCAGGTCCCCGACCTGGAGCCCAGCTACCACAACCTCACCCCGGATGACATGGAGGCGGTATTCAACACCGGCTCCCTGGTGGCACCGGACCGCATGCCCCTGGCCGAGATCATCCGCTTTCTGGGTCAGGTCTATTGCGGCCCGGTGGGTTCGGAGTACATGCACATCACCGACACCCGTGAGAAACGCTGGATTCAGAAGCGCCTGGAGGGTTATCAAGCCCGGCCAGAGGTGGACGAGAACGACAAGCGCTGGCTGCTCACCCTGCTCACCGCCGCCGAGGGCATAGAGAAGTTCCTGCACAGCAAATACGTCGGCCAGAAGCGCTTCTCCCTGGAGGGCGGCGAGTCCCTCATCCCCCTGCTGGATGAATTGATCCAACGCATCGGGGCCAAGCGCATGGAAGAGGTCATCATCGGCATGGCCCACCGCGGGCGGTTGAATGTGCTGACCAATATCCTGGGCAAGCCACCGGAGGCCATCTTCGGCGAATTCGAGGGGCGCGGGCCAAGCAACAGCCAGATGACATCGGGAGATGTCAAATACCACATGGGCTTTTCCACCGATATCGACACCCCCGGCGGCCTGGTGCATGTGGCCCTGGGCTTCAACCCCTCTCACCTGGAGATCATCAACCCGGTGGTGGAGGGCTCGGTACGGGCGCGCCAGCACCGCCGGGGCGATCACGTCGGCGACCGGGTATTGCCGGTGCTGATCCACGGCGACTCCTCCTTCGCCGGCCAGGGGGTGGTGATGGAGACCCTGAATCTGTCCCAGGCGCGTGGCTTCACCACCGGCGGCACCCTGCATGTGGTGATCAACAACCAGATCGGCTTCACCACCAGCAACCCGCTGGATACCCGCTCCACCGCCTACTGCACCGACGTGGCCAAGATGGTCCAGGCCCCTATCTTCCACGTCAACGGCGACGACCCCGAGGCGGTGATCTTCGTCACCCGCCTGGCGCTGGATTTCCGTATGCAGTTCCACAAGGACGTCATCATCGACCTGGTCTGCTACCGCCGTCACGGTCACAACGAGGCCGACGAACCGGCGGTGACCCAGCCGGAGATGTACAAAAAGATCCGCCGCCGCACCCCGACCCGGGCCTTCTATGCCGAACAACTCATGAGCCAGGGGGTGATCAGCCAGGAGGAATCCCAGGCCATGGTGGAGGACTACCGCAGCTCCCTGGAGCAGGGCCGGGTAGTGGCCCGGCCGGTGCTGTGCGGCCTGCGCTCCCTGTACGGGGTGAACTGGAAGCCCTTCCACGGCACCCACTGGCAGACCTCGGCCAGCACCCGCGTGGCCCGCTCGCAACTGCGCGCCCTGGCGCTGAAGCTTTTGCGCCTGCCCGAGGGCTTCGAGCCACACAACCGGGTACAGCGTATCCTGGAGGATCGCCGCCGCATGGCCGAGGGCGACCTGCTCAGCGACTGGGGCTTCGGTGAGACCCTGGCCTACGCCAGCCTGATCCACGACGGCTACCCGGTGCGCCTGTCCGGCCAGGACAGTGGCCGTGGCACCTTCTTCCACCGTCATGCCGTGCTGCATAACCAGGCCGACGGCAGCAGCTTTGTCCCCCTGCAAAACCTGGCCGAGGGGCAGGTGGACTTTCTGGTCATAGACTCCCTGCTCTCCGAGGAGGCGGTGCTCGGCTTTGAATACGGCTACGCCACCGCCGAGCCCTATGGCCTGACCCTGTGGGAGGCCCAGTTCGGCGACTTTGCCAACGGTGCCCAGGTGGTCATAGACCAGTTCATCACCTCCGGCGGGGCCAAGTGGGGCCTGCACTGCGGCCTGGTCATGCTGCTCCCCCACGGCTACGAGGGTCAGGGGCCGGAGCACAGCTCGGCCAGGCTGGAGCGCTACCTGCAGCTCTGCGCCGAGGACAACATCCAGGTCTGCGTGCCCACCACCCCGGCGCAGGTGTTTCACATGCTGCGCCGACAGATGCTGCGACCCTACCGGCGGCCGCTGATCGTGATGACCCCCAAGAGCCTGCTGCGTCACAAGCTGGCCACCTCGGCCCTGGAGGAATACAGCGAGGGCGGCTTTCAGTGCGTCATCGACGAGATCGACGAGCTGGACCCGGCCGGGATCAAACGCCTGATCATCTGCAGCGGCAAGGTCTATTACGACCTGCTGGAGGCACGCCGCTCGCGGGGCATCAGCGACACCGCCATCATCCGCATCGAACAGCTCTACCCCTTCCCCCGCGAGCAGGCGCGTGAGATCATCGCCCGCTACAGCGCCGCCGACAGCGTCATCTGGTGCCAGGAAGAGCCGCAGAATCAGGGTGCCTGGGATCAGGTCAAGCATCGCCTGTTCTCCGTACTGGCCGGTGGCCAGCACCTCTACTACGTTGGCCGCCCCACCGCCGCCGCACCCTCCGTGGGCAGCCACAAGATACATGCCGAACAACAACAGCGGCTGGTGGAAGATGCCATCACCGGCCAGATCAATCCCGTCATGAACCGAAGGATTCTGCGATGAGCGTCGAAGTTCGCGTCCCAAGCCTGCCCGAGTCCGTCAGCGATGCCACCCTGCTGGGCTGGCGCAAGAAACCGGGCGACCCGGTCAGCCGGGACGAAAGCCTGCTCGACCTGGAGACCGACAAGGTGGTGCTGGAGGTCCCCGCCCCCTGTGATGGCGTGCTTGAGGCCCAACTGTTCCAGGAGGGCGATATCGTCAGCGCCGAGCAACTGCTTGCCACCATCGACCCCGATGGCCAGGCCGCCGCCCGGCCAGAGGCCGGCAGCGAGGCAAAGGCGACCCAGTCTCAGGTCAAGCCTGAGTCCCGATCCAGGCCCGAACCCGCCAAACCTGAACCGACCCACGCCGAGCCGCCCGTGCTCACCCCGGCGGTGCGCCGTCTGGTCAAGGAACTGGACCTGGATCCGGGCAAGATCCCCGGCAGCGGCAAGGACGGCCGCATCCTCAAATCCGATGTAATGAAATACCTGGACAACCTGGAGTCCGGCATCCAGCAGGACCTGGACAACCGCCCGCCGCCGAGCGAGGCCGTCCAGGCCCCCAGCGGCATCCAGGGCGAACGGCCGGAACAGCGGGTGCCCATGACCCGGCTACGCGCCCGCATTGCCGAACGCCTGCTGGAGGCCCAGCAAAATGCCGCCATCCTCACCACCTTCAACGAGGTCAACCTGCAACGGGTGAATGAACTCCGGCAGAAATACCGGGATGACTTCGAGCGGGGGCACGAGGTGCGCCTGGGCTTCATGTCCTTCTTCGTCAAGGCGGTGGTGGAGTCCCTGAAGCGCTTCCCCCTGGTCAACGCCAGCATCGACGGCAACGACATCATCTACCACGGCTACTACGACATCGGCATCGCCGTCGGCTCACCCCGTGGGCTGGTGGTGCCGATCCTGCGTGACGCCGATCAGATGAGCTTTAGCGAGATCGAAAAGGCGATCAAGGCCTTCGGCAAAAAGGCCCAGGACGGCAGCCTCAGCTACGAGGAACTCAGCGGCGGCACCTTCAGTATCTCCAACGGCGGGGTCTATGGCTCCATGCTGTCAACCCCGATCCTGAACCCGCCGCAGAGCGCCATCCTCGGCATGCACAACATCCAGCAGCGGCCCATCGCCGAAAACGGCCAGGTGGTGATCCGGCCCATGATGTACCTGGCCCTGTCCTACGACCACCGCATCATCGACGGCAAGGAGGCGGTCTCCTTCCTGGTCAGCATCAAGGAAAACCTGGAAGACCCGGCACGCCTGCTGTTGCAGATCTGAATACTGGACGCAAAGCTCGCAAAGTAGCGCGGAGAACGCAAAGGGCACTCGGGCAATAAGGGGCTCACCAACGACATGCACGTTTTCTGCAAGCCAAAGCAACTTGCCGAGAAATCGAAAGAATTGGAACTCGGCATAAAAACCGAAATGATCGAAAGCGTTTCAATTGATCGAAACGGGTTCAAGAACCTAACTTCTTAACTCTGCGCCCTTTGCGCTACTTGCGACCTCTGCGTCCTGAATATCAAAAACCACCATGACCACCATCCAGCAAGCCGATTTTATCCAAAGCATCGCCGATGCCCTGCAGTTCATCTCCTACTACCATCCCAAGGACTACATCCAGTCCCTGGCGGCGGCCTACGAGCGTGAGCAATCGCCGGCGGCCAAGGATGCGATGGCGCAGATTCTCTACAACTCGCGCCTCTGCGCCCAGGGTCACCGGCCCATCTGTCAGGACACCGGCTCGGTGGTGGTGTTTCTCAGAATAGGCATGGGGGTGCGCTGGGACGCCGAGTTGGACCTGGCGGGGATGATCAACGAAGGCGTGCGCCGCGCCTACA
This is a stretch of genomic DNA from gamma proteobacterium SS-5. It encodes these proteins:
- the odhB gene encoding 2-oxoglutarate dehydrogenase complex dihydrolipoyllysine-residue succinyltransferase yields the protein MSVEVRVPSLPESVSDATLLGWRKKPGDPVSRDESLLDLETDKVVLEVPAPCDGVLEAQLFQEGDIVSAEQLLATIDPDGQAAARPEAGSEAKATQSQVKPESRSRPEPAKPEPTHAEPPVLTPAVRRLVKELDLDPGKIPGSGKDGRILKSDVMKYLDNLESGIQQDLDNRPPPSEAVQAPSGIQGERPEQRVPMTRLRARIAERLLEAQQNAAILTTFNEVNLQRVNELRQKYRDDFERGHEVRLGFMSFFVKAVVESLKRFPLVNASIDGNDIIYHGYYDIGIAVGSPRGLVVPILRDADQMSFSEIEKAIKAFGKKAQDGSLSYEELSGGTFSISNGGVYGSMLSTPILNPPQSAILGMHNIQQRPIAENGQVVIRPMMYLALSYDHRIIDGKEAVSFLVSIKENLEDPARLLLQI
- a CDS encoding thermonuclease family protein; protein product: MAGRVVNVFSGVQIELLSEQNARFPIRLQGIELIAQRSGPRRAVQRRLNGLIGGRFVQINTAGNRQQGSLLGFVSWGGSEINLRLVKEGLARVVPEQLDKDRLALYQQHEQAARERRLGHWFGQRPSRSPLPQ
- a CDS encoding 2-oxoglutarate dehydrogenase E1 component; translation: MRLIDRFKANSALFAGNAAFLEDLYEDFLRDPETVAPEWRQRFATWRDAANDRPDAAHRLIQDNFRRLAQERPCPKSSPQALPPAAAEKQGAVLRLINAYRVRGHQNARLDPLALREMEQVPDLEPSYHNLTPDDMEAVFNTGSLVAPDRMPLAEIIRFLGQVYCGPVGSEYMHITDTREKRWIQKRLEGYQARPEVDENDKRWLLTLLTAAEGIEKFLHSKYVGQKRFSLEGGESLIPLLDELIQRIGAKRMEEVIIGMAHRGRLNVLTNILGKPPEAIFGEFEGRGPSNSQMTSGDVKYHMGFSTDIDTPGGLVHVALGFNPSHLEIINPVVEGSVRARQHRRGDHVGDRVLPVLIHGDSSFAGQGVVMETLNLSQARGFTTGGTLHVVINNQIGFTTSNPLDTRSTAYCTDVAKMVQAPIFHVNGDDPEAVIFVTRLALDFRMQFHKDVIIDLVCYRRHGHNEADEPAVTQPEMYKKIRRRTPTRAFYAEQLMSQGVISQEESQAMVEDYRSSLEQGRVVARPVLCGLRSLYGVNWKPFHGTHWQTSASTRVARSQLRALALKLLRLPEGFEPHNRVQRILEDRRRMAEGDLLSDWGFGETLAYASLIHDGYPVRLSGQDSGRGTFFHRHAVLHNQADGSSFVPLQNLAEGQVDFLVIDSLLSEEAVLGFEYGYATAEPYGLTLWEAQFGDFANGAQVVIDQFITSGGAKWGLHCGLVMLLPHGYEGQGPEHSSARLERYLQLCAEDNIQVCVPTTPAQVFHMLRRQMLRPYRRPLIVMTPKSLLRHKLATSALEEYSEGGFQCVIDEIDELDPAGIKRLIICSGKVYYDLLEARRSRGISDTAIIRIEQLYPFPREQAREIIARYSAADSVIWCQEEPQNQGAWDQVKHRLFSVLAGGQHLYYVGRPTAAAPSVGSHKIHAEQQQRLVEDAITGQINPVMNRRILR